AAATCCGGGAGCCTCAAACCCTCTTCCCGTAAAGTCATTCGTCCTGAACTCCTCAAACCCGGGGGGGGCCTTAAACCCTGCAGGCCCAACCCTGTCATACTCAGCCCTCTTCTTGGGGTCGCCAAGGACTGCATATGCCTCATTTATCTCCTTAAACTGCATCTCCGCCCCTTTGTCTCCCGGATTCAGGTCAGGATGGTATTTGCGTGCAAGACGTCTGAACGCCTTTTTTATCTCATCCTGAGAGGCGTCCTTGCTTACTCCCAGTACCTCATAATAGTCTTTCACACCAGTCGTCATCCTTTCCTCCCTATCTAAAAATTATTATATTACCTGATAAGACCTTTGTCAAGAGTTTTTTTAAGGTTGACTAAAGATACTTAATAATCAAACGGTTAGGTTTAATGCTGCCTGTATGTCAGATAAAGACTGTCTCCGGCAGCAATTTACGGCAATAGCTGTCAGGGATTGTTTCAGGCTATAATCCCTGAATTATGGTATACTTCAAGTTACATTTTTGACAGGCTGAAAAACACTTCAGGGACAGAAAGAGAGGATTTTAAAGAGGATGAGCAAAGAACTGAACAAGATTATTTACTCCATGATAGGGGTTAGCAAGTATTACGACAAGAAGCCGGTACTGAAAGATATCTATCTCTCCTACTTCTACGGGGCAAAGATCGGCGTCATCGGCCTGAACGGATCAGGAAAAAGCTCCCTTCTCCGTATCCTTGCGGGAAAAGACAAGGAATTCAACGGGGAAGCGGTCATAGCACCCGGCTACACCGTGGGCTTCCTTGAGCAGGAGCCGGAACTTGATGACACCAAGACCGTGAGGGAGAGCGTTGAAGAAGGGATGCAGGAGACAGTCGACGCCCTTAACGAATACAACCGGATTAATGAAAAATTTGCCGAGCCGATGTCTGATGATGAGATGAGCAGGCTTATTGAACGTCAGGGAGAGGTGCAGGAGAAGCTGGATGCCCTGGATGCGTGGAATCTGGACTCACGTCTGGAGATGGCCATGGATGCCCTGCGCTGCCCTCCAGGAGACACACCGGTAAGGCTTCTGTCAGGAGGGGAAAGGCGCCGTGTGGCCCTTTGCAGACTCCTGTTGCAGAAGCCGGACATCCTCCTGCTGGACGAGCCCACAAACCACCTTGATGCCGAGACAGTGGCCTGGCTGGAGCATCACCTCAAAAGCTACCCCGGCACCATCATTGCAGTGACACATGACCGCTACTTCCTTGACAACGTTGCAGGATGGATTCTGGAACTGGACCGGGGAGAGGGGATTCCGTGGAAGGGTAATTACTCCTCGTGGCTGGAGCAGAAGAAAAACCGTCTGCAGCAGGAGGAGAAGTCAGAGAGCGAGAGGCAGAAGACCCTGCAGCGCGAGCTTGAGTGGATACAGATGTCTCCCAAGGGCCGTCATGCAAAATCCAAAGCGCGTATCAATTCCTACGAGGCCCTTCTCCGCCAGGATATCGAAAAACGGTCAAAAGAGCTCGAAATCTATATTCCACCCGGCCCCCGTCTGGGTGATGTCGTCATCAATGCCGACAGCGTAAGCAAGGCATACAGCGACAATCTTCTTATGGAGGATATGACCTTCTCCCTTCCTCCGGGCGGCATTGTCGGCATCATAGGACCTAACGGAGCCGGAAAGACCACACTTTTCCGGATGATTACCGGACAGGAAAAGCCTGACTCCGGCACTTTTAAGACCGGAGAGACCGTAAAGCTGGCATACGTTGACCAGAGCCGCGATGACCTCGATCCGGACAAGACTGTCTGGGAGGTCATCACCGAAGAGGCAGATGTTGTCCAGCTCGGCAAGAGGCAGGTCAACTCACGCGCCTATGTGGCGCGCTTCAATTTCTCCGGGGGTGATCAACAGAAGAAGGTCTCTATGCTCTCCGGAGGCGAGAGAAACCGCGTCCACCTGGCCCGTATGCTGAAGGAACCGGCCAATGTCCTTCTTCTTGACGAACCCACAAATGACCTGGACGTAAACACCATGCGTGCGCTCGAAGAGGCCCTGGAGAATTTTGCAGGCTGTGCCGTAGTCATCAGCCACGACCGGTGGTTCCTTGATCGTATCTCCACCCACATACTCGCCTTTGAGGGTGACAGCAAAGTGGTCTGGTTTGAAGGGAACTACTCCGAATACGAGGCAGACAGAAAGGCCCGCCTCGGCGCTGCCGCAGACCAGCCC
This portion of the Nitrospirota bacterium genome encodes:
- the ettA gene encoding energy-dependent translational throttle protein EttA, whose translation is MSKELNKIIYSMIGVSKYYDKKPVLKDIYLSYFYGAKIGVIGLNGSGKSSLLRILAGKDKEFNGEAVIAPGYTVGFLEQEPELDDTKTVRESVEEGMQETVDALNEYNRINEKFAEPMSDDEMSRLIERQGEVQEKLDALDAWNLDSRLEMAMDALRCPPGDTPVRLLSGGERRRVALCRLLLQKPDILLLDEPTNHLDAETVAWLEHHLKSYPGTIIAVTHDRYFLDNVAGWILELDRGEGIPWKGNYSSWLEQKKNRLQQEEKSESERQKTLQRELEWIQMSPKGRHAKSKARINSYEALLRQDIEKRSKELEIYIPPGPRLGDVVINADSVSKAYSDNLLMEDMTFSLPPGGIVGIIGPNGAGKTTLFRMITGQEKPDSGTFKTGETVKLAYVDQSRDDLDPDKTVWEVITEEADVVQLGKRQVNSRAYVARFNFSGGDQQKKVSMLSGGERNRVHLARMLKEPANVLLLDEPTNDLDVNTMRALEEALENFAGCAVVISHDRWFLDRISTHILAFEGDSKVVWFEGNYSEYEADRKARLGAAADQPHRIKYRHLTRG